A DNA window from Camelina sativa cultivar DH55 chromosome 13, Cs, whole genome shotgun sequence contains the following coding sequences:
- the LOC104738541 gene encoding lysine-specific demethylase JMJ25-like, whose amino-acid sequence MEESFGLHSCTTAMESGNNLKTHAGLIPQDNVTLTIESISDENRNDICLETESTSAKSIQEQKLDASKETDGNTNERSEAVDGGAVWDIFRREDVPKLIQFLKRHKHEFCHINNEPVNSVIHAIHDQTLFLSEIQKKQLKEEFDIEPWTFEQHLGEAVFIPAGCPHQVRNRQSCIKVALDFVAPESVEECLRLTHEFRRLPKDHRSSEDKLELKKIALYAASSAIRDAKELM is encoded by the exons ATGGAAGAGTCTTTTGGTCTCCATTCTTGCACTACTGCGATGGAGTCAGGTAATAATCTGAAGACGCATGCGGGTTTAATCCCCCAGGATAATGTAACGCTGACAATCGAATCAATTTCTGACGAGAATCGAAATGACATCTGTCTGGAGACTGAGAGTACAAGTGCGAAATCCATACAAGAGCAGAAACTGGATGCGTCAAAAGAAACTGATGGCAATACCAATGAGAGGTCAGAGGCAGTGGATGGTGGTGCTGTCTGGGATATTTTCCGAAGGGAGGATGTTCCAAAACTTATACAGTTTTTAAAAAGGCACAAGCATGAGTTTTGTCACATCAATAACGAACCAGTGAACTCT GTTATTCACGCAATTCATGACCAGACTTTGTTCCTGAGTGAAATCCAGAAGAAACAGCTAAAGGAGGAATTTG ATATAGAGCCATGGACCTTCGAGCAACACCTCGGCGAAGCTGTTTTCATACCTGCAGGTTGTCCTCATCAAGTGAGGAATAGACAA TCCTGTATAAAGGTGGCATTAGACTTTGTGGCTCCTGAAAGCGTTGAAGAATGCCTTAGGCTAACACATGAGTTCCGGCGATTACCAAAAGACCACAGATCTAGCGAGGATAAACTGGAG CTTAAGAAAATAGCGCTTTATGCTGCCAGCTCAGCCATAAGAGATGCAAAGGAGCTAATGTAA
- the LOC104737662 gene encoding uncharacterized protein LOC104737662, protein MENSLVLGSGETMEQKIEETVKGILREADMDQMTEFKLRIDASAKLGFDLSGTIHKKLVRDVMEAFLLSTPGEALVEATVAPAQNETGSVVVASVGGEDDRFICKLSEKRNATVQKYRGQAFLSIGSQEHGKAFRGVHLSTNQWSVITKNFAAIEEGIKQCQSKLKSESTQHGDTSEAADKKNSSHGFSLIKTSRFDGKGYLSWATQMELFLKQFNLTYVLSEPCPGIGSSQGPETNPCEITRADVSDKIWLRDDYLCHNHLMNSLSDHLYRQYSEKFKHAKEFWDELKWVYQCEESNSKRSQVRKYIEFKMVEERPILEQVQVFNRIADSIVSAGMFLDETFHVSTIISKFPPSWRGFCTRLMEEEFLPVWMLMERVKAEEELRRNGAQGGVTYRPAAGSSQMERRPSLGTTHRGSQSIGWKRKEPERDGRVIIVCENCGRKGHLTKHCWGNKSDERASGKPNRVNSSVPAPVDSETQATTNNDILKG, encoded by the exons atggAGAATTCGTTAGTTCTTGGTTCGGGTGAAACAATGGAACAAAAGATCGAGGAAACAGTGAAGGGTATACTCAGAGAAGCTGATATGGACCAAATGACTGAGTTCAAGCTCCGGATCGACGCTTCTGCTAAACTCGGTTTCGACTTATCCGGGACCATTCACAAGAAGCTAGTCAGAGATGTCATGGAGGCCTTTTTGTTATCCACTCCCGGTGAAGCCCTCGTAGAGGCAACGGTGGCTCCGGCGCAGAATGAGACAGGTTCTGTTGTTGTCGCTTCCGTTGGTGGTGAAGATGACCGCTTTATTTGTAAG TTATCGGAGAAGCGAAATGCGACGGTTCAAAAGTACAGAGGCCAAGCTTTTCTGTCCATTGGTTCTCAGGAACATGGGAAGGCTTTTAGAG GAGTACATTTGTCAACTAACCAATGGTCTGTGATCACTAAGAATTTTGCAGCAATAGAAGAAGGTATTAAGCAGTGCCAATCAAAATTGAA ATCTGAATCAACACAGCACGGAGATACTTCTGAGGCTGCGGATAAGAAGAACAGCTCTCACGGGTTTTCTCTTATCAAGACTTCACGGTTTGATGGGAAGGGTTATCTTTCCTGGGCAACACAGATGGAACTCTTTTTGAAGCAATTTAATCTGACTTATGTTCTCTCTGAACCCTGTCCCGGTATTGGTAGCTCTCAAGGCCCTGAAACCAACCCCTGCGAAATAACTCGAGCTGATGTTTCGGACAAAATATGGCTGAGAGATGATTACCTTTGCCATAATCACTTGATGAACTCCTTGTCTGATCATCTATACCGTCAGTATTCGGAGAAATTTAAGCATGCCAAAGAATTTTGGGACGAGTTAAAATGGGTTTACCAGTGTGAGGAATCCAATTCGAAGAGGTCACAAGTCAGAAAGTACATTGAATTCAAAATGGTGGAAGAAAGACCCATACTCGAGCAAGTCCAAGTCTTTAACAGAATTGCCGACTCCATAGTGAGTGCCGGTATGTTTCTTGATGAGACGTTTCATGTGAGTACCATCATCTCCAAGTTTCCCCCATCGTGGAGAGGCTTCTGCACCAGGTTAATGGAAGAGGAGTTTTTACCGGTCTGGATGTTAATGGAACGAGTGAAAGCTGAGGAAGAGCTCCGTAGAAATGGAGCACAAGGAGGGGTTACATATAGACCAGCCGCAGGCTCCTCTCAGATGGAAAGGAGACCTAGCCTAGGAACAACACATAGAGGATCCCAGAGCATAGGTTGGAAGAGGAAAGAACCCGAGAGAGACGGGAGAGTCATCATCGTCTGTGAAAACTGTGGGAGGAAAGGACATCTCACAAAGCATTGCTGGGGTAATAAATCTGATGAGAGAGCTTCCGGGAAACCAAATCGGGTTAACTCTTCAGTCCCTGCACCGGTGGATTCAGAGACTCAAGCAACAACCAACAATGATATTCTTAAAGGTTAA